TCGCCGTCATCATCCGCGTGGTCCGGGATCGGGACCTTGCCGAGGAGGTGCTGCACGAGTGCTTCACCTACATCTGGACCTCCGCGCGGTCCTTCGACGGCGAGCGCGGGACAGGAACAGGCTGGCTCGTCACCCTCGCCCGCCGGCGAGCGATCGACTGCGTGCGCTCCACCCAGTCTCAGCGGACCCGCGAGACTGTTCAGGGGATCCGGGAGATCAACCTGACGGCCGGATTCCACGGCGGCGTCGACGACGAGGTGGAGACCCGTATCGAATCCGCTCGCGCAGCTACTGCGCTGCGGACGCTGCCGCCCGAGCAGGGGCGCGTCATCGCCCTCGTCTACTATGAGGGCCTCACCCATCAGCAGGCCGCAGAGCGCACCGGCATTCCGCTCGGGACAGTGAAGACAAGGATCAGGGACGGTTTGAAGAGACTGCGTGAACAGATGGAGGGAGTCCGATGATCGATAGAGAACACCTCGCCGCCGGACTCGTCTTCGGCGGGCTCGCCCCCGACGAGGAGTCCCTCGCCCTCGCCCTCGAGGAGCGGGATCCGGACTTTGCGCTCCTCGTCGCCGACTATTCCGAGACCGCCTCGGCACTCGCTCTGAGCGACGTCCCCGAACGGCCCTCGGATGAGATCACGGCTCGCATCCTCTCCATTCCCGAGGAGACTGCGCTCCCCCGTGCGATCGACGAATCTCCCAAACCCACGGGCGGCGGAGTCGTCTCCCTCGACGAGTTCCGTCGCGAATCATCGAAGTGGAAGCGCATCTCCCTCGCCCTTGCGGGCGTCGGTGCCGCCGCCTCCGTCGCTTTCGCCGCCGTCGTCGTCGGACTCATCGATGACCGAGATGAGCTGCGCAGTCAGGTGGAGGCCATCCAGACCGAACGGACCGAGCTCGACCGTCTCATGGAGGCCGAGGACCTCTCGATCGCCGAGGCGACGCTGCCCGGAGATGAATCCGCGCGGATCACCGTCATGGCCTCTGTCGACGAGGGGCTCATCCGCGTCCAGACCGCGAACGTCACCATCCCCGAGGATCAGGACATGCAAATGTGGCTCATCAGCGGCGACGGTGCCACACCCATGGGAGTCATCGACCCCGCCCATCCCGGCGTTGAGTCCCTGCCGATCCCTGCGAGCGCAGAGCTCGGATTCACCATGGAGCCGAAGGGCGGATCCGACGAGCTCGAGGGCCCTCCCGTGGTCTCCATCAAGCTGTAGGAGCAGACGTGGCAGAGCCCCTCTGGATCACGCGTTCACGGAACGCCACCCGCCTCATCCTCGGCGGCGGCATGACTCTTGTCGGCCTCGCTCACCTTACGGTTGCGCGGGAGGAGTTCCAGGCGCAGGTGCCCAGCTGGGTGCCGGTCGACGAGGACCTGGTCGTCCTCGGATCCGGCGCCATTGAGATCGGCCTCGGCCTCGCCCTGCTCCTCCTGCCCGACCATCGTCGGTGGGCGGGTATCGCCCTCGCCCTGTTCTATGTGGCGATCTTTCCCGGCAACATCGGCCAGTACGTCGAGGGGATCGACGCCTTCGGACTCGACACTGATGCGAAGAGGCTCGGCCGACTGTTCTTCCAGCCGGTTCTCGTACTGCTCGCACTGTGGGCCGCCGGTCTGCCGCGCATCGGAGCTATAGGTCAGAAAGTGTGTCTCTGATCCTGGTTTATCGTTGAGGGCATGGGAGAAGGTCTGACATTTAATACTTCTGGAGTATTAAATCCATGCCTTCTCCCACCTACCGGCGTACGTGTGATATCTGCTCTGCTTCACTGAAGAAGAATGGCTACACCACAGCAGGTGCCCAACGGTTCCGATGCACTCGCTGCGGCAGCTCCACCACCCTGACCAAGCCGGCCCTGACCGACCGGCACGTGCTGCGCTGGTTCGTGTCCTGGCTCCTCGATAGCTTCGACCCGGCAACAGTCGGGATCTCACCGCGCACGTTCCGGCGCAAGATCGCACACCTATGGCAGATCCAGCCGCGCCCAATCCTCACCGGAGAAGTCCATGACGTCCTCATTCTCGACGGGACATGGATCGGGAACATGGTCTGCCTCATCGCCTCCAGCCCCACCCATGTCGTCGCCTGGCACTGGGCCACTCAAGAGAACGCCCACTCCTGGCAGGTACTGATGGATACCCTGCCCCCACCACGCATCGTCGTCATTGACGGCGGCTCCGGCATCGCCAAAGCCCTGCGCGCCAGCTGGCCCACCACACACATCCAACGCTGCCTGTTCCACGTCTTCCTCAACGTCAAACGACAGACCACGTTCCGGCCCGTGTTCGGGCCCTCCAAAGACGCCCTGTCTCTGACCAGAGCCCTCATGCAAGTCACCACCCGCGACGAAGCCATCGCCTGGCAGAAAGAACTCGCCCGCGTCCACGCCCACCACAAGCCCACGCTCAACGAAAGAACCATCAGCCGGGACAGATACGGCCACCCCACAACGGACTACACCC
This is a stretch of genomic DNA from Flaviflexus salsibiostraticola. It encodes these proteins:
- a CDS encoding DoxX family protein; translation: MAEPLWITRSRNATRLILGGGMTLVGLAHLTVAREEFQAQVPSWVPVDEDLVVLGSGAIEIGLGLALLLLPDHRRWAGIALALFYVAIFPGNIGQYVEGIDAFGLDTDAKRLGRLFFQPVLVLLALWAAGLPRIGAIGQKVCL
- a CDS encoding anti-sigma factor domain-containing protein yields the protein MIDREHLAAGLVFGGLAPDEESLALALEERDPDFALLVADYSETASALALSDVPERPSDEITARILSIPEETALPRAIDESPKPTGGGVVSLDEFRRESSKWKRISLALAGVGAAASVAFAAVVVGLIDDRDELRSQVEAIQTERTELDRLMEAEDLSIAEATLPGDESARITVMASVDEGLIRVQTANVTIPEDQDMQMWLISGDGATPMGVIDPAHPGVESLPIPASAELGFTMEPKGGSDELEGPPVVSIKL
- a CDS encoding IS1249 family transposase, whose amino-acid sequence is MPSPTYRRTCDICSASLKKNGYTTAGAQRFRCTRCGSSTTLTKPALTDRHVLRWFVSWLLDSFDPATVGISPRTFRRKIAHLWQIQPRPILTGEVHDVLILDGTWIGNMVCLIASSPTHVVAWHWATQENAHSWQVLMDTLPPPRIVVIDGGSGIAKALRASWPTTHIQRCLFHVFLNVKRQTTFRPVFGPSKDALSLTRALMQVTTRDEAIAWQKELARVHAHHKPTLNERTISRDRYGHPTTDYTHLRSRRAFAVLTTRARAGDLFTHLNPELHAVTGTIPRTTNRLEGGINSPLKALIATHRGMPPAHQRALTDWYLYYRTEAPEDPATTAARYHDHHAHIRADAAHQQNQPRQYDTALDWTELR
- a CDS encoding sigma-70 family RNA polymerase sigma factor; amino-acid sequence: MENTDQPPGPGVQRGGDDAGILLDQIASGDRQAFADLYELTGGMLLAVIIRVVRDRDLAEEVLHECFTYIWTSARSFDGERGTGTGWLVTLARRRAIDCVRSTQSQRTRETVQGIREINLTAGFHGGVDDEVETRIESARAATALRTLPPEQGRVIALVYYEGLTHQQAAERTGIPLGTVKTRIRDGLKRLREQMEGVR